In one window of Vibrio sp. JC009 DNA:
- a CDS encoding response regulator transcription factor, whose protein sequence is MDSNYTIIIADDHPLFRNALFQSVHMAISGANLLEADSLDALLELLKKESEPDLLLLDLKMPGANGMSGLIHLRADYPDLPIVVISASEEPSVVGQVKSHGAFGFIPKSSDMRSLVSALNQVLNGDPFFPEELLKNSQGCSDLAEKIASLTPQQYKVLGMLSDGLLNKQIAYELNVSEATIKAHMTAIFRKLGVQNRTQAVILLQQLEPEG, encoded by the coding sequence ATGGACTCAAATTACACTATTATAATAGCCGACGACCATCCACTGTTTCGCAACGCACTGTTTCAGTCTGTTCATATGGCGATAAGCGGAGCCAACCTGCTGGAAGCCGATTCCTTAGATGCTCTGCTGGAGCTCCTGAAAAAAGAGTCTGAACCGGACCTGCTTCTTCTGGATCTTAAAATGCCGGGAGCAAACGGGATGTCAGGTCTGATCCACCTCAGAGCCGACTACCCTGACCTGCCAATCGTGGTGATCTCTGCCAGTGAAGAGCCCAGTGTTGTCGGTCAGGTAAAAAGCCATGGCGCTTTCGGTTTTATTCCCAAATCCAGCGATATGCGCTCTCTGGTCAGTGCACTGAATCAGGTACTTAATGGCGATCCCTTCTTCCCGGAAGAGCTGCTGAAAAACAGCCAGGGCTGCAGCGATCTGGCGGAAAAGATCGCCTCGCTGACACCCCAGCAGTACAAGGTACTCGGTATGCTCTCCGATGGCCTGCTTAACAAACAGATTGCCTACGAACTGAATGTCTCCGAAGCCACCATTAAGGCCCATATGACCGCCATCTTCCGCAAACTTGGCGTTCAGAACCGTACTCAGGCGGTTATTCTTCTTCAGCAATTGGAGCCCGAAGGTTAG
- a CDS encoding DUF4212 domain-containing protein gives MSFETTEHAQAYWKENLTIMGTLLAIWFMVSYGAGILFVEPLNAIQFGGFKLGFWFAQQGSIYTFVALIFVYVWRMNALDKKYNVHEE, from the coding sequence ATGTCTTTCGAAACAACGGAGCATGCACAAGCCTACTGGAAGGAAAACCTGACCATCATGGGTACACTGCTTGCCATCTGGTTTATGGTCTCGTACGGAGCGGGAATCTTATTTGTCGAGCCACTAAATGCCATTCAGTTTGGCGGATTTAAGCTTGGCTTCTGGTTTGCCCAGCAGGGTTCCATTTACACATTTGTAGCACTGATATTTGTTTATGTTTGGCGTATGAATGCGCTGGATAAGAAATATAACGTACACGAAGAGTAA
- a CDS encoding sodium:solute symporter family protein: MDIQTWTFILVGLSFSLYIGIAIWARAGSTSEFYVAGGGVHPVANGMATAADWMSAASFISMAGIISFIGYDGGVYLMGWTGGYVLLALCLAPYLRKFGKFTVPDFIGDRYYSRTARMVAVFCAIFVSFTYVAGQMRGVGVVFARFLEVDINMGIIIGMAIVFFYAVMGGMKGITYTQVAQYCVLIFAFMVPAIFTSLMMTGTPVPQLGFGSTMAGSDTYLLDKLDGLTQELGFTAYTDGSKSMVDVFFICAALMVGTAGLPHVIIRFFTVPKVSDARISAGWALVFIAFLYTTAPAVAAFARVNMIDTINGPDMKGVAAAEAPSWYKNWESTGLVAWEDKNGDGKMFYSGDGRNEMSINRDIIVLASPELAKLPNWVVALLAAGGLAAALSTAAGLLLVISTSISHDLLKKGFKPDMTDKQELAAARIGAALAVIGAGYLGINPPGFVAQVVAFAFGLAASSFFPAIILGIFYKKMNKEGAIAGMISGILFTAAYIIYFKFVNPAANSADNWWFGISPEGIGTLGMCVNFTVSIVVNKFTAEVPDNVQDMVESIRYPKGAGAAHDH; the protein is encoded by the coding sequence ATGGATATTCAAACTTGGACGTTTATTCTTGTCGGCCTGTCGTTCTCGCTTTACATAGGCATTGCGATCTGGGCCCGCGCCGGCTCAACCAGTGAGTTCTACGTTGCCGGCGGCGGTGTACACCCGGTCGCTAACGGTATGGCAACCGCAGCGGACTGGATGTCAGCGGCATCATTTATCTCAATGGCAGGTATCATCTCGTTTATCGGTTACGATGGCGGGGTTTACCTGATGGGCTGGACCGGCGGTTACGTGCTGCTTGCTCTGTGTCTTGCGCCCTATCTGCGTAAATTTGGTAAGTTTACCGTGCCAGATTTTATCGGTGACCGCTACTACTCAAGAACCGCACGTATGGTAGCTGTGTTCTGTGCCATCTTCGTCTCCTTCACCTATGTTGCCGGCCAGATGCGCGGGGTGGGTGTGGTATTCGCCCGTTTCCTTGAGGTGGATATCAATATGGGCATCATCATTGGTATGGCGATCGTATTCTTCTACGCCGTTATGGGCGGTATGAAGGGGATCACCTATACTCAGGTAGCTCAGTACTGCGTACTTATTTTTGCCTTTATGGTTCCGGCTATCTTTACCTCTCTGATGATGACAGGCACTCCGGTACCTCAGCTTGGCTTTGGTTCAACCATGGCGGGTTCGGACACCTATCTGCTGGATAAGCTGGACGGACTGACCCAGGAGCTCGGCTTTACCGCCTATACCGACGGCTCCAAGAGCATGGTTGACGTCTTCTTTATCTGTGCGGCGCTTATGGTAGGTACTGCGGGACTTCCACACGTTATTATCCGCTTCTTTACGGTTCCTAAAGTATCCGATGCCCGCATCTCAGCAGGCTGGGCTCTGGTATTTATCGCATTCCTTTACACCACAGCACCTGCAGTTGCTGCATTTGCCCGGGTGAATATGATTGATACCATCAACGGCCCAGACATGAAAGGGGTAGCGGCTGCCGAGGCTCCAAGCTGGTATAAGAACTGGGAAAGCACAGGTCTGGTCGCATGGGAAGACAAGAACGGCGACGGCAAGATGTTCTATTCAGGCGATGGGCGCAATGAAATGAGCATCAACCGCGACATTATCGTACTGGCTTCACCTGAGCTGGCAAAACTGCCTAACTGGGTTGTGGCACTGCTGGCGGCCGGTGGTCTGGCTGCTGCACTGTCTACCGCTGCCGGTCTGCTTCTGGTTATCTCCACATCCATATCCCACGACCTGCTCAAGAAAGGGTTTAAACCGGATATGACAGATAAACAGGAACTCGCCGCTGCAAGGATAGGCGCCGCACTCGCCGTAATAGGTGCAGGTTATCTGGGTATCAATCCGCCGGGCTTTGTTGCCCAGGTAGTGGCATTCGCCTTTGGTCTGGCCGCCTCCTCCTTCTTCCCGGCAATTATTCTGGGCATCTTCTACAAGAAGATGAATAAAGAAGGCGCCATCGCCGGTATGATCTCAGGTATCCTATTTACTGCGGCTTACATTATCTACTTTAAGTTTGTAAACCCGGCAGCTAACTCAGCGGATAACTGGTGGTTCGGCATCAGCCCTGAAGGCATTGGTACACTGGGCATGTGCGTAAACTTCACCGTTTCTATCGTGGTGAACAAGTTTACCGCTGAAGTGCCGGACAATGTGCAGGATATGGTTGAATCTATCCGCTATCCGAAAGGAGCCGGAGCGGCGCATGATCACTAA